In a single window of the Nitrospirota bacterium genome:
- a CDS encoding transposase, whose product WAPPALRPKAPRQYVFAAICPALGKMTALILPYANTETMNIFLRHVSIDFQIYFMIIVVDQAAWHMSKNLVVPENIRLIPQPAHSPELNPTEHLWEEVREKYLHNTAFQSIDRLEDTLCTALNDIYNDPHRLTSMTNLPYLRVTL is encoded by the coding sequence CATGGGCTCCACCTGCCTTACGACCAAAAGCACCGCGTCAATATGTTTTTGCTGCAATCTGTCCGGCATTAGGGAAAATGACAGCCCTTATCCTGCCATACGCTAATACAGAAACAATGAATATCTTTCTTCGACATGTTTCTATAGATTTTCAAATTTATTTCATGATCATCGTTGTTGATCAGGCAGCATGGCATATGTCTAAAAATCTTGTTGTGCCTGAAAACATCCGACTTATACCTCAGCCCGCACATTCACCGGAGCTCAACCCCACAGAACATCTCTGGGAAGAGGTCAGAGAAAAGTATCTTCATAATACCGCTTTTCAATCCATTGACAGACTTGAAGACACACTTTGCACTGCTTTGAATGACATCTATAACGATCCGCATAGACTCACTTCTATGACAAACCTCCCTTATCTTAGAGTAACTCTATGA
- a CDS encoding response regulator has product MSGRRVLLVDDDELVREMVSFFLTESGFDVTSAASGKDALDIIDKGSFFDIIVSDMNMPVMSGLELAQEVKNRDLYIPFIFLSGTPCDLSESKRKDLAVAECLLKDATLDTQIVNALKKYI; this is encoded by the coding sequence TTGTCAGGCAGGCGGGTGTTATTGGTAGATGACGATGAATTGGTAAGAGAGATGGTATCATTTTTTCTGACGGAAAGCGGCTTTGATGTCACTTCTGCTGCAAGCGGCAAAGACGCGCTTGACATTATAGATAAAGGGTCGTTTTTTGACATTATCGTCTCAGATATGAATATGCCTGTAATGAGCGGTTTAGAGCTTGCACAAGAGGTAAAAAACAGGGATTTGTACATACCGTTTATTTTTCTAAGCGGAACTCCCTGCGATTTAAGTGAAAGTAAACGCAAGGACCTTGCAGTTGCTGAGTGTCTGCTAAAGGACGCTACCCTTGACACCCAAATTGTTAACGCTCTGAAAAAGTATATTTAA
- the serS gene encoding serine--tRNA ligase has translation MLDIRHIRENPEKIIQSLKKRNSNIDLSELLNLEQRRKTLQMEVEELRNQRNVVSDEIGKLKKQKQNADSLVNNMKEVSEHIKRLDEDISGIETKISETMLLIPNIPHDSVPVGKDETENMEIKKWGEPQKFDFEPLNHWDIGTALNIIDFERAAKIAGARFALMKGLGAKLERSLMNFMLNHNVKRGYTEIFPPILVNRVSMTATGQLPKFAEELFRTAEPEFYLIPTAEVPVTNIHRDEILKDEELPIRYTAYTPCFRAEAGSHGKDTRGLIRQHQFNKVELVMFTKPEDSYRYHEELTEVAESILETLKLPYRRVLLCTGDMGFSSAKTYDLEVWLPGQNRYREISSCSNFEDFQARRAAIRFKRPDKKGTELVHTLNGSGLAIGRTLCAILENYQQKDGSVVIPEALCHYMGTEVITV, from the coding sequence ATGCTTGACATAAGACACATTCGGGAAAATCCTGAAAAAATAATCCAATCGCTTAAAAAACGTAATTCCAATATAGATCTAAGCGAGCTTCTCAACCTTGAACAGCGCCGTAAGACGCTTCAGATGGAGGTTGAGGAGTTGAGAAACCAAAGAAACGTAGTCTCTGATGAGATAGGCAAACTCAAAAAGCAAAAGCAAAATGCCGACAGCCTTGTTAATAACATGAAAGAAGTGTCAGAGCACATAAAGCGCCTCGATGAGGACATAAGCGGCATTGAAACAAAAATCTCAGAAACTATGCTTCTTATCCCTAACATTCCACACGATAGTGTTCCCGTGGGAAAAGACGAGACCGAGAATATGGAGATAAAAAAGTGGGGAGAGCCGCAGAAATTTGATTTTGAACCCCTTAACCACTGGGATATAGGCACAGCGCTTAACATAATAGACTTTGAACGGGCGGCTAAAATTGCAGGCGCACGGTTTGCCCTCATGAAAGGGTTGGGGGCAAAGCTTGAGCGGTCGCTTATGAATTTCATGTTAAACCATAACGTAAAGCGGGGCTACACAGAGATTTTCCCCCCTATTTTGGTAAACCGGGTAAGCATGACGGCAACCGGACAGTTACCCAAATTTGCAGAGGAGCTGTTTCGCACGGCTGAGCCGGAGTTCTATCTGATCCCAACAGCCGAGGTTCCCGTAACAAACATCCACAGGGATGAGATACTTAAAGACGAGGAGCTTCCGATTCGCTACACAGCCTATACACCGTGTTTCAGGGCGGAGGCCGGCTCTCACGGCAAAGACACGCGGGGGCTCATAAGACAGCATCAGTTTAACAAGGTGGAACTTGTTATGTTTACCAAACCGGAGGATTCTTACCGCTATCACGAGGAGCTGACAGAGGTTGCAGAAAGCATTCTGGAGACTTTAAAACTTCCTTACCGAAGAGTGCTCCTATGTACCGGAGATATGGGATTTTCATCGGCTAAGACCTATGACCTTGAGGTGTGGCTTCCCGGCCAGAACCGTTACAGGGAGATTTCATCATGTTCTAATTTTGAAGATTTTCAGGCAAGACGCGCCGCCATACGGTTTAAAAGACCGGACAAAAAGGGGACAGAGTTGGTGCACACGTTAAACGGCTCAGGACTTGCTATCGGGCGCACTCTTTGCGCTATACTGGAAAATTACCAGCAAAAGGACGGCTCTGTCGTTATCCCCGAAGCTTTGTGCCACTACATGGGCACAGAGGTGATTACTGTTTAG